The following are encoded in a window of Pseudomonas multiresinivorans genomic DNA:
- a CDS encoding response regulator transcription factor: MSSEKKLFNVIVADPQPMIGWGLERYLLERELAQVKAFVSDTDSLLDVLTAHPEVDLAIVELALPGARGRDGVHLIEWLQRHHPDVPVLVYSVMGAPLLATAAVKCGAVGYVCKRNPLHLLDEAFARIRKGETYIDPMLRPPRHTGKPLSPTEVDIIRRLAHGATVGEIAERTNRSVSTISTHKRNAMQKLGLTTDAQLVVAGLLDWLGEI; the protein is encoded by the coding sequence ATGTCATCGGAAAAGAAGCTTTTCAATGTAATCGTGGCGGACCCGCAACCGATGATCGGTTGGGGCCTTGAGCGCTATCTGCTGGAGCGCGAACTGGCGCAGGTGAAAGCCTTCGTCAGCGACACCGACAGCCTGCTGGATGTCCTCACTGCCCATCCCGAGGTCGACCTCGCCATCGTCGAGCTGGCGCTGCCCGGCGCCCGCGGGCGTGACGGCGTGCACCTGATCGAATGGCTGCAGCGCCATCATCCGGATGTACCTGTACTGGTCTATTCGGTGATGGGTGCGCCGCTGTTGGCCACCGCGGCAGTTAAATGCGGCGCCGTGGGTTACGTCTGCAAGCGCAATCCGCTGCACTTGCTGGATGAAGCCTTCGCGCGTATCCGCAAGGGCGAGACCTACATCGACCCGATGCTGCGGCCGCCGCGCCACACCGGCAAACCGCTGAGCCCTACGGAAGTCGACATCATCCGCCGGCTGGCCCATGGCGCCACGGTGGGCGAGATCGCCGAACGGACCAATCGCAGCGTCTCCACCATCAGTACCCACAAGCGCAACGCCATGCAGAAGCTCGGCCTGACCACCGATGCGCAACTGGTGGTGGCAGGGTTGCTGGACTGGCTCGGGGAGATCTGA
- a CDS encoding substrate-binding periplasmic protein encodes MPDCFTMIRAVLLLVTFSMPLAGAAAGKCERLVATGNPEYPPYLWRDPAQPERLIGANADLLEQIGKAVGVNIRVIYTGSWARAQEEARLGRVDLIAGAFLTPERLETMDYIHPAFLTTDNVVWMRKDAVAAYSGRDDLKGLKGGTLVNNSFGPDFDTFAKEQLTLEEVPSLTQAFQKLLLKRSDYVIYEHYPGLAVADTLGMADDLQPLEPPISSEGLYLTVAHNSACNDPWLRGQLAKKMTELTAAGVPQRLLQDNLARWKAQQLQPASTPTE; translated from the coding sequence ATGCCCGATTGCTTCACGATGATCCGTGCGGTGCTGTTGCTGGTGACTTTCTCCATGCCCCTGGCCGGTGCCGCGGCTGGCAAGTGCGAGCGCCTGGTGGCCACGGGTAACCCGGAGTACCCGCCTTATCTGTGGCGCGACCCGGCGCAACCGGAACGCCTGATCGGCGCCAACGCCGACCTTCTGGAGCAGATCGGCAAGGCGGTCGGGGTGAATATCCGGGTGATCTATACCGGTTCCTGGGCTCGTGCACAGGAGGAGGCGCGACTGGGTCGCGTCGACCTGATCGCCGGCGCATTCCTCACGCCGGAGCGCCTGGAGACCATGGATTATATCCATCCGGCTTTTCTCACCACCGACAACGTCGTCTGGATGCGCAAGGATGCCGTCGCGGCCTACAGCGGCCGTGACGATCTGAAGGGGCTGAAGGGCGGAACCCTGGTGAACAACAGCTTCGGCCCGGATTTCGACACTTTCGCCAAGGAGCAATTGACGCTGGAGGAAGTACCCAGCCTGACCCAGGCGTTCCAGAAGCTGCTGCTCAAACGCTCGGATTATGTGATCTACGAGCACTATCCCGGCCTCGCGGTCGCCGATACCCTCGGCATGGCCGATGACCTGCAGCCGCTGGAACCGCCGATCTCCAGCGAAGGTCTGTACCTGACCGTCGCGCACAACTCGGCTTGCAACGACCCGTGGCTGCGCGGACAACTGGCGAAAAAAATGACAGAATTGACGGCCGCCGGAGTCCCGCAGCGCCTGCTGCAGGACAATCTGGCCCGCTGGAAGGCCCAGCAACTGCAGCCTGCCAGCACTCCCACCGAGTAG
- a CDS encoding alpha/beta fold hydrolase, which produces MKKALLALLLAIAVAAGVLYAFPSTLLATAQYVESARARLSANSLQVDNLDIAYYEGGPEKAQTILLIHGFGADKSNWPRFARFLTQDYHVIAVDLPGFGDSSKPQNISYDVGTQAERLADFMREQGIGRFHVVGNSMGGHIAALLAARHPQEVLSVGLFDNAGIMAPHQSELFERLLKGGDNPLVLRRVEDFPALLDFVFVQKPPLPSRLRDYLAERSLERSEFNGMVFQQLRERYIPLEPELPKITAPTLLLWGDRDRVLDVSSIEVMKLLLKKPSVAILRDCGHVPMIERPEETARLYLDFLKQSHGPVTAAN; this is translated from the coding sequence ATGAAGAAAGCCCTTCTGGCCCTGCTCCTGGCGATAGCCGTTGCCGCCGGCGTGCTCTACGCCTTCCCCTCCACCCTGCTGGCAACCGCGCAGTACGTCGAAAGCGCTCGCGCACGGCTGTCAGCCAACAGCCTGCAGGTCGACAACCTGGACATCGCCTATTACGAGGGCGGCCCAGAGAAGGCCCAGACCATCCTGCTGATCCACGGCTTCGGCGCCGACAAGAGCAACTGGCCGCGCTTCGCCCGCTTCCTCACCCAGGATTACCACGTCATCGCCGTCGACCTGCCAGGCTTCGGCGACAGCAGCAAACCGCAGAACATCAGCTACGACGTCGGCACCCAGGCGGAGCGCCTGGCCGACTTCATGCGCGAGCAGGGCATCGGCCGATTCCACGTGGTGGGAAACTCCATGGGCGGGCACATCGCCGCGCTGCTGGCCGCGCGACATCCGCAGGAGGTGTTGTCGGTCGGCCTGTTCGACAACGCAGGAATCATGGCGCCGCACCAGAGCGAACTGTTCGAGCGCCTGCTCAAGGGCGGCGACAATCCGCTGGTGTTGCGCAGGGTGGAAGATTTCCCCGCCCTGCTCGACTTCGTCTTCGTGCAGAAGCCACCGCTGCCGTCGCGCCTGCGGGACTACCTGGCAGAACGCTCGCTGGAGCGCAGCGAGTTCAACGGCATGGTCTTCCAGCAGTTGCGTGAACGCTATATCCCACTGGAACCGGAGCTGCCGAAGATCACCGCGCCAACCCTGCTGCTGTGGGGCGATCGCGACCGCGTACTGGACGTTTCCAGCATCGAGGTGATGAAACTGCTGCTGAAGAAACCCAGTGTCGCCATCCTGCGCGATTGTGGCCACGTGCCGATGATCGAGCGCCCCGAGGAAACCGCTCGCCTTTACCTGGACTTCCTCAAGCAGAGCCACGGGCCGGTCACCGCGGCGAACTGA
- a CDS encoding OmpA family protein gives MTSLQLLRLAALSSAVLLAGCANSQLSEKSLEQARLQFQAVKEDSAVLRSAPKDVIRAGESLARAERLSNYWGSSDDVLQYSYLSQRYSEIAREHSNLALNQERLAKQQMERERLQLAMREARLLNVQEQSKWLEQQMVSLATNETERGLVLTLGDVLFDSGEADLKPAANRTVLKVVQFLQLNPRRIIRIEGYTDAEGDREQNLQLSKDRAQAVADALTDLGVDQKRVQVQGYGEAYPISDNASSLGRAQNRRVEIVFSDEKGQLGAER, from the coding sequence ATGACTTCCCTGCAACTGTTGCGTCTTGCCGCACTGTCGAGTGCCGTTCTGCTGGCCGGCTGCGCCAACAGCCAGCTCAGCGAGAAGTCCCTGGAACAGGCGCGCCTGCAGTTCCAGGCGGTGAAGGAAGACTCCGCCGTGCTGCGCAGTGCGCCCAAGGACGTGATCCGTGCCGGCGAGTCGCTGGCCCGTGCCGAGCGCCTGTCCAACTACTGGGGCAGCAGCGACGACGTGCTGCAGTACTCCTACCTCAGCCAGCGCTACAGCGAGATCGCCCGCGAGCACAGCAACCTGGCGTTGAACCAGGAGCGCCTGGCCAAGCAGCAGATGGAACGCGAACGCCTGCAACTGGCGATGCGCGAAGCGCGCCTGCTCAACGTGCAGGAGCAGAGCAAGTGGCTGGAGCAGCAGATGGTCAGCCTGGCGACCAACGAAACCGAGCGCGGCCTGGTGCTGACCCTGGGGGACGTGCTGTTCGACAGCGGCGAAGCCGACCTGAAGCCCGCGGCCAACCGCACTGTGCTCAAGGTGGTGCAGTTCCTCCAGCTCAACCCGCGGCGGATCATCCGCATCGAGGGCTATACCGACGCCGAAGGCGACCGCGAGCAGAATCTGCAGCTGTCGAAGGATCGTGCGCAGGCCGTGGCGGATGCGCTGACCGACCTGGGCGTGGACCAGAAGCGAGTCCAGGTACAAGGCTATGGCGAGGCCTATCCGATCTCGGACAACGCCTCGTCGCTGGGGCGCGCGCAGAACCGCCGGGTGGAGATCGTCTTCTCCGACGAGAAGGGCCAGCTCGGCGCCGAGCGCTGA
- a CDS encoding DUF4398 domain-containing protein, whose amino-acid sequence MMVAGLALFAVAGCATNDPAPNEQMRLTEQALEQAKAVGATDDVAELKLAEDKYQAAKGALAVGSNKKARQLAEQAELDARLSEAKELTRKSAEQLAEQGKSINRLRKQLGEVQ is encoded by the coding sequence ATGATGGTCGCCGGCCTGGCTTTGTTTGCAGTGGCCGGCTGTGCGACGAACGACCCGGCACCCAACGAGCAGATGCGCCTGACCGAACAGGCGCTGGAACAGGCCAAGGCCGTGGGTGCGACCGATGACGTGGCCGAACTCAAGCTCGCCGAGGACAAGTACCAGGCCGCCAAGGGTGCCCTGGCGGTCGGCTCGAACAAGAAGGCCCGGCAACTGGCCGAACAGGCCGAGCTCGATGCCCGCCTGTCCGAGGCCAAGGAGCTGACGCGCAAGAGCGCCGAGCAGTTGGCCGAACAGGGCAAGAGCATCAACCGCCTGCGCAAACAGTTGGGAGAAGTGCAATGA
- a CDS encoding SDR family oxidoreductase: MSLSTNSLAGKTLFITGASRGIGREIALRAARDGANIIIAAKSAEPHPKLEGTIFSVAAEVEAAGGKALALQLDVRDENAAREAMAKAAEHFGGIDAVVNNAGAIKLVGVERLEPKRFDLMYQINTRAVMVCSQAALPYLKQSKGHILSLSPPINLAGKWFAQHGPYTVTKYGMSMLTLGMHEEFKKYGISVNALWPKTMIATAAIEFELGSRDAFKRARTPAIMADAAYAILSSSERSISGRLLIDEDILREQGQSDFEQYRFDPNGGSLVPDLFLD, translated from the coding sequence ATGTCCCTTTCTACTAACAGCCTGGCCGGCAAAACCCTCTTCATCACCGGCGCCAGCCGTGGCATCGGCCGCGAAATCGCCCTGCGCGCCGCCCGCGATGGCGCCAACATCATCATCGCCGCCAAGAGCGCCGAGCCCCACCCGAAACTCGAAGGCACCATCTTCAGCGTCGCCGCGGAAGTCGAAGCCGCTGGCGGCAAGGCACTGGCCCTACAACTGGACGTGCGCGACGAGAACGCCGCGCGCGAGGCCATGGCCAAGGCCGCCGAGCATTTCGGCGGGATCGACGCCGTGGTGAACAACGCCGGCGCCATCAAACTGGTGGGCGTGGAGCGCCTGGAGCCCAAGCGCTTCGACCTGATGTATCAGATCAACACTCGCGCCGTGATGGTCTGCAGCCAGGCCGCGCTGCCCTACCTGAAGCAGAGCAAGGGCCACATCCTCAGCCTGTCGCCGCCGATCAACCTGGCCGGCAAGTGGTTCGCTCAGCACGGCCCCTACACCGTCACCAAGTACGGCATGAGCATGCTTACCCTCGGCATGCACGAGGAGTTCAAGAAGTACGGCATCAGCGTCAACGCGCTGTGGCCGAAAACCATGATCGCCACCGCCGCCATCGAGTTCGAGCTGGGCAGCCGCGACGCCTTCAAGCGTGCGCGCACTCCCGCGATCATGGCGGACGCCGCCTACGCCATCCTCTCCAGCAGCGAGCGCAGCATCAGCGGTCGGCTGCTGATCGACGAGGACATCCTGCGCGAACAGGGCCAGAGCGACTTCGAGCAGTACCGCTTCGACCCGAACGGCGGCAGCCTGGTACCCGACCTGTTCCTCGACTGA
- a CDS encoding PLP-dependent aminotransferase family protein → MSNLLLYQRIAQQLAEDIRRGVYQPGERVPSVRKLSTQLNVSHATVLQAYATLEDQGLIRARPQSGFYVHRTPALTASTPDIARVERPGLVTRSSIINQVLAEARREGVFPLGAAVPHVDYLPVRALHQQLAKVTRFSSPRAFSYMFSPGYEPLRRQVAIRMRDAGVVVDPTQVTITHGCVDAIHMALRVMTRPGDLIATESPSYYGLLQLADILGLKVIEIPSDPLTGISLEALQLAANQWPIKALVLTARLSNPLGGTIPEDRQKALLKLTAEHNIGVIEDDIYGELMFDQGQTKALKAHDRDGRVVYCSSFSKTISPGVRIGWIITERYQEEIRRLQTFTTHSACTVTQMGVAAYLENGGYDRHLRYIRQEYRKNMTAYQLAVQQYFPEGTQMTRPKGGFILWVSLPAKVNTKELHVRALEQGISIAPGLIFSNTEQFNNCLRLTCGIPWDREAERAIMTLGMLACQLCQEELIAA, encoded by the coding sequence ATGTCCAATCTGCTGCTCTACCAGCGCATCGCCCAGCAACTGGCGGAAGACATCCGTCGTGGTGTCTACCAGCCGGGCGAGCGCGTGCCGTCCGTGCGCAAGTTGAGCACCCAGCTCAACGTCAGCCACGCCACGGTGCTTCAGGCCTATGCCACCCTCGAAGATCAGGGGCTGATCCGCGCGCGCCCGCAATCCGGCTTCTACGTGCACCGCACGCCGGCGCTGACTGCCTCGACGCCGGACATCGCCCGTGTGGAGCGGCCGGGGCTGGTCACCCGCAGCAGCATCATCAACCAGGTGCTCGCCGAGGCGCGCCGCGAAGGCGTGTTCCCTCTGGGCGCCGCCGTGCCGCACGTGGATTACCTCCCGGTGCGTGCGCTGCACCAGCAATTGGCCAAGGTCACCCGCTTCTCCAGCCCGCGTGCCTTCAGCTACATGTTCAGCCCCGGCTACGAGCCGTTGCGCCGTCAGGTGGCGATCCGCATGCGTGACGCCGGCGTGGTGGTCGACCCGACCCAGGTGACCATCACCCATGGTTGCGTGGACGCCATCCACATGGCCTTGCGCGTGATGACCCGGCCGGGCGACCTGATCGCCACCGAGTCGCCGAGCTACTACGGCTTGCTGCAATTGGCCGATATCCTCGGGCTCAAGGTCATCGAGATCCCCAGCGACCCGCTGACCGGCATCAGCCTGGAAGCCTTGCAGCTGGCGGCCAACCAGTGGCCGATCAAGGCGCTGGTGCTGACCGCGCGCCTGAGCAACCCGCTGGGAGGCACCATCCCCGAGGATCGCCAGAAGGCACTGCTCAAGCTCACCGCCGAGCACAACATCGGGGTGATCGAGGACGATATCTACGGCGAGCTGATGTTCGACCAGGGCCAGACCAAGGCACTCAAGGCCCACGATCGTGACGGCCGCGTGGTGTACTGCTCGAGCTTCTCCAAGACGATTTCTCCCGGCGTTCGTATCGGCTGGATCATCACCGAGCGCTACCAAGAGGAAATCCGTCGCCTGCAGACCTTCACCACGCATTCGGCTTGCACCGTCACCCAGATGGGCGTGGCGGCGTACCTGGAGAACGGCGGCTACGACCGGCACCTGCGCTACATCCGCCAGGAGTACCGCAAGAACATGACCGCCTATCAGCTGGCGGTGCAGCAGTACTTCCCCGAAGGCACGCAGATGACCCGGCCCAAGGGCGGCTTCATCCTCTGGGTCAGCCTGCCGGCCAAGGTCAACACCAAAGAGCTGCACGTGCGCGCGCTGGAGCAGGGCATCAGCATTGCCCCGGGGCTGATCTTCAGTAACACCGAGCAGTTCAACAACTGCCTGCGCCTGACCTGCGGTATCCCGTGGGACCGCGAGGCGGAGCGGGCGATCATGACCCTCGGCATGCTGGCCTGCCAGCTGTGCCAGGAAGAACTGATCGCTGCGTAA
- a CDS encoding long-chain-acyl-CoA synthetase, with protein MSHADIITPTRFLAHLPATLGRVPRMLRGLYYTGIRNREKNLSLGWALERAARLYPDSPALIDERRRLSYALFNGWANRLARAFQAEGVQHGSVVAVMLENRAELMVVLAALAKLGAIGALVNTTQRGQVLSHSLNLVKPSHFVVGEELREAFEDVRPALENSGGRCYWIADGDEAAQAPAGWQSLMRLAQEQDSNNLTETAKVRLKDACFYIYTSGTTGLPKASIMSHGKWIKAYGGFGHSGLALTNSDVLYLTLPCYHNNAVTVCWSAVLAGGAAIALRRKFSASSFWKDVQTYQATCFGYIGELCRYLLNQPECAEERGNTLTCMIGNGLRPSIWNEFKERFGIERITEFYASSEGNIGFTNVFNFDNTVGFSPATYAIVRYDLENDQPVRGAKGFMEKVDKGEAGLLISEISDKWPFDGYTDPAKSEAVIYRNVFKEGDTWFNTGDLMRDIGFKHTQFVDRLGDTFRWKGENVSTTEVENALGAFPGVEDAVVYGVEIPGTNGRCGMAALRLADGVSLDATELAAHLDRELPAYAVPLFLRLLAQVETTGTFKYKKTDLKRNAYDPSAVTEALFVRLPGETDYRTLDGALFEAIRGGAHRF; from the coding sequence ATGAGCCACGCCGATATCATCACCCCGACCCGCTTCCTCGCCCACCTGCCGGCCACCCTCGGCCGCGTGCCGCGCATGCTCCGCGGGCTCTACTACACCGGCATCCGCAACCGCGAGAAGAACCTGTCCCTGGGCTGGGCCCTGGAGCGCGCCGCGCGCCTCTATCCGGACAGCCCGGCGCTGATCGACGAACGCCGGCGCCTGTCCTACGCCTTGTTCAACGGCTGGGCCAACCGCCTGGCGCGGGCCTTCCAGGCCGAAGGCGTGCAACACGGCAGCGTGGTGGCGGTGATGCTGGAGAATCGCGCCGAATTGATGGTGGTACTCGCTGCCCTGGCCAAGCTCGGCGCCATCGGCGCGCTAGTCAACACCACCCAGCGCGGCCAGGTGCTCAGTCACAGCCTCAACCTGGTCAAGCCCAGCCATTTCGTGGTCGGCGAAGAGTTGCGCGAAGCCTTCGAGGACGTCCGCCCGGCCCTGGAGAACAGCGGCGGTCGCTGCTACTGGATCGCCGATGGCGATGAAGCGGCACAAGCGCCCGCGGGCTGGCAAAGCCTCATGCGCCTCGCGCAGGAACAGGACTCGAACAACCTCACCGAAACCGCCAAGGTGCGCCTGAAGGACGCCTGCTTCTACATCTACACCTCCGGCACCACCGGCCTGCCCAAAGCCTCGATCATGAGCCACGGCAAGTGGATCAAGGCCTACGGCGGCTTCGGCCATTCGGGCCTGGCGCTGACCAACAGCGACGTGCTTTACCTGACGCTGCCCTGCTACCACAACAATGCCGTGACCGTGTGCTGGAGCGCCGTACTGGCCGGCGGCGCGGCCATCGCCCTGCGCCGCAAGTTTTCCGCCAGTTCGTTCTGGAAAGACGTCCAGACCTACCAGGCCACCTGCTTCGGCTATATCGGCGAACTCTGTCGCTACCTGCTCAACCAGCCCGAGTGCGCGGAAGAGCGCGGCAATACCCTGACCTGCATGATCGGCAATGGCCTGCGCCCCTCGATCTGGAACGAGTTCAAGGAACGCTTCGGCATCGAGCGGATCACCGAGTTCTATGCCTCCAGCGAAGGCAATATCGGCTTCACCAATGTGTTCAACTTCGACAATACGGTGGGCTTCTCCCCGGCAACCTACGCCATCGTCCGCTACGACCTGGAAAACGACCAGCCGGTGCGGGGCGCCAAGGGGTTCATGGAAAAGGTCGACAAGGGCGAAGCCGGCCTGCTGATCAGCGAGATCAGCGACAAGTGGCCGTTCGACGGCTACACCGACCCGGCCAAGAGCGAGGCGGTGATCTACCGCAACGTGTTCAAGGAAGGCGACACCTGGTTCAACACCGGCGACCTGATGCGCGACATCGGCTTCAAGCACACCCAGTTCGTCGATCGCCTGGGCGACACCTTCCGCTGGAAAGGCGAGAACGTCTCCACCACCGAGGTGGAAAACGCCCTGGGCGCCTTCCCCGGCGTAGAGGACGCAGTGGTTTACGGCGTGGAGATCCCCGGCACCAACGGCCGCTGCGGCATGGCGGCACTGCGCCTGGCCGACGGCGTCAGCCTGGATGCGACAGAGCTGGCGGCCCACCTGGACCGCGAGCTACCGGCTTACGCCGTGCCACTGTTCCTGCGCTTGCTGGCCCAGGTGGAGACCACCGGGACCTTCAAGTACAAGAAGACCGACCTCAAGCGCAACGCCTACGACCCCTCAGCCGTGACCGAGGCACTGTTCGTGCGGCTGCCGGGGGAGACTGACTATCGGACGCTGGATGGCGCGCTGTTCGAAGCGATTCGCGGCGGCGCTCACCGTTTCTAA
- the atuF gene encoding geranyl-CoA carboxylase subunit apha produces the protein MPSFDKILIANRGEIACRVIRTAQDLGYRTVAVYSEADANARHVQLADEAVCIGPAPVGQSYLKPEAILDAAKRTGAGAVHPGYGFLSENADFARACEAAGIVFIGPGVEAIHLMGSKRLSKIAMLEAGVPCIPGYEGAEQDDATLTREAQRIGYPLMIKASAGGGGRGMRLVTRSEDLAEQLRTARSEAQNAFGSGELILEKAVVQPRHVEIQVFGDSHGHIVYLGERDCSVQRRHQKVIEEAPCPVLTEDLRAAMGSAAVKAAASVNYLGAGTVEFLLDASGAFYFLEMNTRLQVEHPVTELVTGQDLVAWQIRVAEGHPLPLTQEQIQLKGHAIEVRLYAEDAGNGFLPQTGQVLRWTPPQLDGIRIDHGLREGQPVTPFYDPMLAKVIAYGATRDEARRKLVRAVEDCVLLGVTGNQRFLANLLRHPEFAAGKATTAFIGEQFAGDPSLAPRQPQPLELACAAALLYQASASDRAHQPGLSGWRSAGSAPWRFALKHGEERFVVELEVREHGTQPTLLARIGESDIKLRLLGEENGDAILEADGVRRRLPFHRDGARLWLYGADGNLELLDITHEPVSAAGGAGSGTVKAPMDGAIVDVLVSEGTRVSKGQLLLVLEAMKMEHPLKAGVDGVIRRVQVSKGEQVKSRQLLVEVEAEDA, from the coding sequence ATGCCCAGCTTCGACAAGATCCTGATTGCCAACCGCGGCGAGATCGCCTGCCGGGTGATCCGCACCGCCCAAGACCTGGGCTACCGGACCGTGGCCGTGTACAGCGAGGCCGACGCCAACGCCCGCCACGTGCAGTTGGCCGACGAAGCCGTATGCATCGGCCCGGCGCCGGTCGGCCAGTCCTACCTGAAACCCGAGGCGATCCTCGACGCCGCGAAACGCACCGGCGCCGGCGCCGTCCACCCCGGCTACGGCTTCCTCTCGGAGAACGCCGACTTCGCCCGCGCCTGCGAGGCTGCCGGCATCGTCTTCATCGGTCCGGGCGTGGAAGCCATCCACCTGATGGGCAGCAAGCGCCTGTCGAAGATCGCCATGCTCGAAGCCGGTGTGCCCTGCATTCCCGGCTACGAAGGCGCCGAGCAGGATGACGCCACGCTGACCCGTGAAGCGCAGCGCATCGGCTACCCGCTGATGATCAAGGCCAGCGCCGGCGGTGGCGGGCGCGGCATGCGCCTGGTGACGCGCAGCGAGGACCTCGCCGAGCAACTGCGCACGGCGCGCTCGGAAGCGCAGAACGCCTTCGGCAGCGGCGAGCTGATTCTGGAGAAAGCCGTGGTGCAGCCGCGCCACGTGGAAATCCAGGTATTCGGCGACAGCCACGGCCATATCGTCTATCTCGGCGAGCGCGACTGTTCGGTGCAGCGCCGCCACCAGAAGGTCATCGAGGAAGCGCCTTGCCCGGTGCTGACCGAGGACCTGCGCGCCGCCATGGGCAGCGCTGCGGTGAAGGCCGCCGCGTCGGTGAACTACCTGGGCGCCGGCACCGTGGAGTTCCTGCTGGATGCAAGCGGTGCCTTCTACTTCCTGGAAATGAACACCCGCCTGCAGGTCGAGCACCCGGTCACCGAACTGGTCACCGGCCAGGACCTAGTGGCCTGGCAGATTCGCGTCGCCGAGGGCCATCCGCTGCCGCTGACCCAGGAGCAGATCCAGCTCAAGGGCCATGCCATCGAGGTGCGCCTGTACGCTGAGGATGCTGGCAACGGTTTCCTCCCGCAGACCGGCCAGGTGCTGCGCTGGACGCCGCCGCAGCTGGACGGCATCCGTATCGACCACGGCCTGCGCGAAGGCCAGCCGGTAACGCCGTTCTACGATCCGATGCTGGCCAAGGTCATTGCCTACGGCGCCACCCGCGACGAGGCCCGGCGCAAGCTGGTGCGCGCCGTCGAGGATTGCGTGCTACTGGGCGTGACCGGCAACCAGCGCTTCCTCGCCAACCTGCTCAGGCACCCGGAATTCGCCGCCGGCAAAGCCACCACGGCGTTCATCGGCGAGCAATTCGCCGGCGACCCGAGCCTGGCCCCGCGCCAGCCGCAGCCGCTGGAACTGGCCTGCGCCGCCGCCCTGCTCTATCAGGCTTCGGCCAGCGACCGCGCGCACCAGCCGGGGCTGTCCGGCTGGCGTAGCGCGGGCAGCGCGCCCTGGCGTTTTGCGCTCAAGCATGGCGAGGAGAGATTCGTCGTCGAGCTGGAAGTCCGCGAACACGGCACCCAGCCGACGCTGCTGGCCCGCATCGGTGAATCCGACATCAAGTTGCGCCTGCTCGGCGAGGAGAACGGTGACGCAATCCTGGAAGCCGACGGTGTTCGCCGCCGCCTGCCCTTCCACCGCGACGGCGCGCGCCTCTGGCTGTATGGCGCGGACGGCAACCTGGAATTGCTGGACATCACTCACGAGCCCGTCAGCGCGGCTGGCGGCGCAGGCTCCGGTACGGTGAAGGCACCGATGGATGGCGCCATCGTCGACGTACTGGTGAGCGAAGGTACGCGAGTCAGCAAGGGCCAGCTGCTGCTGGTGCTGGAAGCGATGAAGATGGAACACCCGCTCAAGGCCGGCGTCGATGGCGTGATCCGTCGCGTGCAGGTGAGCAAGGGCGAGCAGGTGAAATCACGGCAGTTGCTGGTGGAAGTGGAGGCCGAAGACGCCTGA
- a CDS encoding RNA polymerase sigma factor, with product MKRPLTDENDVALLRRYRQGDAEAFGELYARHRLGLFRFLCGLCGDNAQAEEVFQETWLSLIRSDSQPLGAASFKTWLYQIGRNRLIDHWRKLSRHLGRQESFDEQLHGDALSGESTDPERELSLARDQQRLQGALESLPVEQREVFLLRTHGDLELNEIAELTKTPAETVKSRLRYAMQKLRRLLSDPSVAEEVNP from the coding sequence TTGAAGAGACCCCTCACGGATGAAAACGACGTCGCACTGCTGCGGCGTTACCGACAAGGCGACGCCGAAGCGTTCGGCGAGCTTTACGCTCGTCATCGCCTAGGCCTGTTCCGCTTCCTCTGCGGCCTGTGCGGCGACAATGCCCAGGCCGAGGAAGTGTTCCAGGAAACCTGGCTGAGCCTGATCCGCAGCGATAGCCAGCCTCTGGGCGCGGCCAGCTTCAAGACCTGGCTGTACCAGATCGGCCGCAACCGCCTGATCGACCATTGGCGCAAGCTGAGTCGGCACCTGGGGCGCCAGGAAAGCTTCGACGAACAATTGCATGGCGATGCATTGAGCGGCGAAAGCACCGACCCCGAACGTGAGCTGAGCCTTGCCCGCGACCAGCAGCGCCTGCAGGGCGCACTGGAGTCTTTGCCGGTGGAGCAGCGCGAAGTGTTCCTGCTGCGTACCCATGGCGATCTGGAATTGAATGAAATTGCCGAGCTCACGAAGACTCCGGCGGAAACCGTGAAGAGCCGACTTCGCTATGCGATGCAGAAACTGCGTCGGTTGTTGTCCGATCCGTCGGTGGCCGAGGAGGTGAACCCATGA